The Triticum aestivum cultivar Chinese Spring chromosome 7B, IWGSC CS RefSeq v2.1, whole genome shotgun sequence genome window below encodes:
- the LOC123158641 gene encoding disease resistance protein Pik-2-like, translating into MDSAANTIVSVGQLVGEEFWLLRKVGGDVAELRNELATMSSLLRTYSEAEAGTVDHFVREWMKQLRELAYDAEDCVDLYIFRIKSRKGDGLLAWSKHMVATIFPRHLIAGKIKDLRLRAISISERHARYGAIDREKLSPSVSLAPVAAVTRQALRPANYTDKLVGIAGQANTLAEKVKAMNNDQEDKLKVFSVDGFGGLGKTTLAMEVCRRLEPDFDRQALVSVSQAFDAGKDLSALLKRVLQQMVKPKADNEKVIKEEDSLGGDHDVLSVDQLARKLDELLADKRYGRLHCVYIITPFNPN; encoded by the coding sequence ATGGATAGCGCGGCGAACACGATTGTGAGTGTTGGGCAGCTAGTAGGCGAGGAGTTTTGGCTGCTCCGCAAGGTCGGCGGCGATGTGGCCGAGTTGAGGAACGAGCTGGCGACCATGAGCTCCCTCCTTCGCACATATTCCGAAGCCGAGGCCGGCACCGTGGACCACTTCGTCCGGGAGTGGATGAAGCAGCTGCGCGAGCTCGCCTATGATGCTGAGGACTGCGTCGACCTCTACATCTTCCGCATCAAGTCCCGCAAAGGAGACGGCCTTCTCGCCTGGTCAAAACATATGGTCGCGACGATTTTCCCTCGCCATCTCATCGCCGGTAAAATCAAGGACCTCCGCCTCCGCGCCATCTCTATCAGCGAGCGCCATGCTCGTTACGGCGCCATCGACCGCGAGAAACTGAGCCCCTCGGTTTCTTTAGCCCCTGTTGCGGCGGTGACCAGGCAAGCACTCCGCCCTGCCAACTACACTGATAAGTTAGTTGGCATCGCGGGACAGGCCAACACTCTGGCGGAGAAGGTGAAGGCGATGAATAATGACCAAGAAGACAAGCTCAAGGTGTTCTCCGTTGACGGGTTTGGAGGGCTAGGCAAAACAACGCTGGCCATGGAGGTGTGCCGGCGGTTGGAGCCGGACTTCGATCGTCAAGCGCTAGTGTCTGTGTCGCAGGCATTCGATGCCGGGAAGGACCTCAGCGCATTACTGAAGCGCGTGCTTCAACAGATGGTGAAGCCAAAAGCAGATAATGAGAAAGTCATCAAGGAAGAAGACTCCTTGGGCGGTGATCATGACGTATTAAGCGTGGATCAGCTGGCCAGGAAGCTCGATGAGCTTCTCGCCGACAAAAGGTATGGCCGGCTACACTGTGTATACATTATTACTCCCTTcaatccaaattaa